The region CCCGCGTGACGTGCTGGAACATGCTCCACATGGGTCACGCGCCCCTGGCGTGCGGGAACCGCGAGCAGACGGGTGAGAAGGTCGCCTGTTCGGGCAGAGGACGAAGAAGTCGGAGTCACTGGTTTCCCGTTTGGCATCTGCGGGGAGAGTCGCCCGGAGTCGTGATTTCGTATAGACACGGAGTCGTAGCGTGGTTGAATGCCGCGCGTCGGGGTCGTGCTTCTGGACTACCAGGATGCAGGACCCGTATCGAGACCTACGCAAGTAAGGCGCTGGAGGATCTGTGGATCTGAAGTTGGACCACCATTCCGAGGACAATCTCACCATCGTGGATGTCGAGGGTGAGATCGACGTCTACACCGCGCCCAGACTGCGTGAGCTGCTGATCGACCTGGTCAACAAGGGCAACTTCCACCTGCTCGTCAACATGGAGAAGGTGGACTTCCTCGACTCGACGGGCCTTGGCGTGCTGGTCGGCGGTCTCAAGCGCGTGCGGGCGCATGACGGCTCCCTGGAGCTCGTCTGCACACAGGAGCGCATTCTGAAGATCTTCCGCATCACGGGCTTGACGAAGGTCTTCGGGATCTACGCCTCGGTCGAGGAGGCCAAGGAAGCCCACGGCCGGGACAAGTGAGGGCCGGGGACCCAGCACCATGGCCACCGTCGAGCTGACGTTCACCGCCCTGCCCGCCCACGTGCGTACGGCCAGGCTGGTCGCCACGGCCATCGCCAGACGCACCGGGGTGGCGGAGGCGATCCTGGACGAGGTGCGGCTCGCCGTCGGAGAGGCGTGCTCGCGGGCCGTGGAGGCGCACCGCCTCCACTGCCCCGGGGAGCCCGTGCGCATCGAGTTACGTGACGACGCGGGGCGTTTCGAGGTGACGGTCACCGACGCCGCTCCGGGTGACGACGTGATGCCTCAGGTCCTGGAGGCGAACGGCAGCCTCATGCCCGAGATCGACAATCTCGGCATCGCGGTCATCGCGGGGCTGGCGGACGACGTCGAGGTGCTTCCCGGGCCGAAGGGCATGCGCATCCGCATGAGCTGGCCCGCCTCCTCGGGCGGCCTCGCCGCCTTCTGACTCCCGCGTTCCGGCTCCGGTTCTCCGGCTCCGCGCGCCGACCACCGCACAGATCGAGTGTCGCCCCCGGCGTGACACTCGATCTTTTGGTATGTCCGGGTGTCCCCCACCGGCCGCGGAGCGCGGCGGCAGAGGTTACGGTTGTCCGAAATTTAAAGCAAGGATGTGCCACAACCAGGGGAGCAGCACCGGACATGATCCTTACCGCCCTGGTCAAAGCACCTTCATAGTGGTGCAAATGTTCGCCCATCATCCGACGCTGCCCTGATTCCCGGGCACGAGGGCCTTCATATCCGCGGCGTCGCTGCGTAGACTCCCGGCACCGGCCAAGGTATTGCGGATGCAACCGGAAGCGGCACTTGCCAACCGCCCGGAAGTGCGCCGCACGGCCAGAGGGTTCGTCCGTTGCGTCGTCCGGGCAGGAGGACCGAAACCCCGTCTGGCCGAGGAGGACGGATGTCTGCCTACCACGCCGCTGGCGAAAGCGCAGCGGTAGCTTTGAACGGTTCCCATCTCACCCTTGTGATCGTCGTCGCCGTCGTGGCGTTGCTCGCTCTGGCCGTCGCGGGCGGACTGGTACGAGAGGTGCTCGCCGCCGGGCAGGGCACCGAGCGGATGCAGAACATCGCGCGGGCGGTGCAGGAGGGTGCCGCGGCCTATCTCACGCGGCAGTTCCGGACGCTCGCGATATTCGTCGTCATCATTCCGTTCCTGCTTCTGCTGCTTCCGGCCGGCTCGACCGGCGAGCGGATCGGCCGATCCGTGTTCTTCGTCGTCGGCGCGGTGTTCTCCGCCCTGACGGGCTTCATCGGCATGTGGCTCGCCGTACGCGGGAACGTCCGCGTCGCGTCCGCCGCCCGGGAGTCGGGCGAGCGGGTCGCGATGCGGATCGCCTTCCGCACCGGCGGCGTCGCGGGCATGTTCACGGTCGGCCTGGGCCTGCTGGGCGCCGCGATCGTGGTGCTCGTCTACAAGGGCGACGCGCCGAACGTGCTGGAGGGCTTCGGCTTCGGCGCCGCGCTGCTCGCGATGTTCATGCGGGTCGGCGGCGGCATCTTCACCAAGGCGGCCGACGTCGGCGCCGACCTGGTCGGAAAGGTCGAGCAGGGCATCCCCGAGGACGACCCGCGCAACGCGGCCACCATCGCCGACAACGTCGGTGACAACGTCGGCGACTGCGCCGGCATGGCGGCCGACCTGTTCGAGTCCTACGCCGTCACCCTGGTCGCCAGCCTGATCCTGGGCCGGGCCGCCTTCGGCACCGAGGGCCTGGTCTTCCCGCTGATCGTCCCCATGATCGGTGTGATCACCGCGGTCGTCGGCATCTTCGCCACCGCCCCCCGCGCCGGCGACCGCTCCGGGATGTCCGCCATCAACCGCGGCTTCTTCATCTCGGCCGCGATCTCGGCCGTGCTCGTGGCCGTGGCGGCGTTCGCGTACCTGCCGTCGAGCTTCGCCGACCTGTCCGGCGCGTCGCCGGACGTCGCCGCGCTCACCGCCGACCCGCGGCTGATCGCCATCGGCGCGGTGCTCGTCGGCCTGGTCCTGGCCAGCGCCATCCAGATCCTCACGGGCTACTTCACCGAGACCAACCGCCGCCCGGTCCGGGAGATCGGCGAGAGCTCGCTCACCGGCGCGGCCACGGTCATCCTGTCCGGCATCTCGGTCGGCCTGGAGTCGGCGGTCTACTCGGCGCTGCTGATCGGCGGCGCGGTCTACGGCGCCTTCCTGCTCGGCTTCGGCAACGTGACCGTGGCCCTGTTCGCCGTGGCCCTCGCCGGCACCGGACTGCTGACCACGGTCGGCGTGATCGTGTCCATGGACACCTTCGGCCCGGTCTCCGACAACGCCCAGGGCATCGCCGAGATGTCAGGCGACATCGAGGGCGAGGGCGCCCGCGTGCTCACCTCCCTGGACGCGGTCGGCAACACCACCAAGGCCATCACCAAGGGCATCGCGATCGCGACCGCCGTGCTCGCGGCGACCGCGTTGTTCGGGTCGTTCCGTACGGCGGTCGAGGGCGAGCTGGCCAAGGCGTCGCAGGGCGTGAAGAACGCCCTGGGCTCGTTCGCGGACTTCAGCCTCTCGGTGGACGCCCCGAATGTGCTGGTCGGCCTCATCGTCGGCGCGGCCGTGGTGTTCCTGTTCTCCGGCCTCGCGATCAGCGCCGTCGGCCGCGCCGCCGGCCGGGTCGTCTACGAGGTGCGCGAGCAGTTCCGCACCAAGCCGGGGATCATGGACGGCACCGAGCTGCCGGACTACGGCCGGGTGGTGGACATCTGCACCCGTGACTCACTGCGCGAGCTCGCGACGCCCGGCCTGCTGGCCGTGCTGACCCCGATCGCGGTCGGCTTCGCGCTGGGGTACGCGCCGCTCGGCGCCTACCTCGCCGGCGCCATCGCGTGCGGCACGCTCATGGCGGTGTTCCTGGCCAACTCCGGCGGCGCCTGGGACAACGCCAAGAAGCTGGTCGAGGACGGCCACCACGGCGGCAAGGGCTCCGAGGCGCACGCCGCCACCGTCATCGGCGACACCGTCGGCGACCCGTTCAAGGACACCGCCGGCCCGGCCATCAACCCGCTGATCAAGGTGATGAACCTGGTCGCGCTGCTGATCGCCCCGGCCGTCGTCACGTACGCCGACAACGTGACGGTTCGTGTCGTCGTGGCGGGCGCCGCGGTGGCGGTCGTCGTGGGCGCCGTGGTCGTCTCCAAGCGCCGGGCGACGACCATCGCCCCGTCCGGCGAGGCCGACACGGCCGCCCGCGCGAGCGAGCCCGTCGCGCACTGACGGCCCGTACGCCGCGCTCGACCGAAGGTCCCCTGCTTGGTCAGGCGGGGGGCCTTCGTCCGTACACTGGGCCGTTATGGACAAGCCGAACGGGGGCAGGACGCTGGCGCTGATCCTGCTGACCATGGTGGCGATGCTCGCCCTGATCGTGGGTCTCGCCGTCTGGGCGATGCCGTGAGCGACGCGATGAGTGATGCCCTCGGCGATGCCGTGAGCGTCCGCACGCTCGTCGTGGTCCGGCACGCCCAGGCGGGCCACGCGCCCGGTCTCCCCGACCGCGAACGTCCCCTCACTCCCAGGGGCGAGCGGGACGCGCGGGCGGCCGGCGAGGAGATCCGGCGGCTCGCCCCCGCGCTCGTCCTGTGCTCACCGTCGGTCCGCACCCGGAGGACGGCCGAACTGCTCGCGCCCGGCGTCCCGGCCGAGATCGAGCGGGACATCTACGAGGCCTTCCCCGACGACCTGCTCGACGTGCTGCGCCGTACGGACGCAGAAATCGCGTCTCTCGTGCTCGTCGGCCACAACCCGGGTGTCCACGAACTGGTCATGGCGCTGACCGGCATCCGGCTCGACGGCTTCCCGACCTGCGCGTACGCCGTGATCGAGCTCGGCGTGCCGTGGGAGGAGGCCGGGCCGGGGACGGGACGGCTGGTCCGCGTCGGCCGCCCCTGACGCAGAGAGGCCCCGCCCCTGACGCGGAGCGGCCCCACCTTTGACGCAGAGAGGCCCTGCCCCTGACGCGGAGCGGCCCCGGCCCACCCCGCGGTGATAACGGTCGCGGATCGTGGGTATGGGCCTGCTCCTGCCGCTCCGGAACCTCGCATTCGTCCGGGCGCCGAGGCCGGAGGATCCGCGCCTCGCGCTCGGCTTCGGGCTGTCCGGAGCCTGCTGCCTGGTGGTCCCGTTGCTCGTGGGCCTGCTCACCGGCCATCCGGCCGGCGGCGCGACGGTCGGGCTCGGCGCGTGGCTGGTGGCGGCGCGGGCCATCGTGAACCCCGCGAGCGTACGGACGCCGTACCTGTTCGGGGTGGTGGTCTCGGTCGGCGTGGGAACGTCGCTCGGGGTCCTGGTGTCGGGCAGCAGCTGGATGATGATCGGCGCCGCCTCGGCCCTGGCGGGGCTCGGCGGGCTGGTGCGGCCGATCGGCGTCACCCCGGCGCTCACGCTGCTGCTGACGGCCGCGAACCCGCTGCCGCTCGATCCTCTGCCACACACGGGCCTGCAGCTGCTCGGCGGGCTGCTGCCGGCCGTCCTGCTCACCCTGCCCTGGCCGTGGCGGCGTACCCGCCCGGCCATCACGGCGCTGAACGAGGTGGCCGCCACGCTGGCCGCGCTGGCGGAGGCGGTGCCCGGCCCCGGGCCGACCCGCGGGGCCGGCCCAGACGAGTGGGACGCGCGCCGCCGGGCGGTGGCGGACGCGCTCGCCGAGGTCGGCACGGCCCGGGCCCGGCGGCTGCGCGGCGAACGATCGCGGGCGGCGGACGACGTCGCGCTCGCGCTTCGCCGGGTGTTCCACGAGATCGTCGCGCTGCGCGGCCTGTGCGACACGCTGCGACGCCGGGCGCCCCGCGCGGTGGAGGAGGCCGGGATCGACGCCCTGACCGCGTCGCTCGCCGGCGCGCTGCGGGCGTACCTGGCCGACTGCCCTCCGCTGCGGGAACCGGTGGTCGACTTCGGCGCCCGGGTGGACCGGCTGCGCGAGCGGACCGCCGGTGGGGAGCGGGAGAAGGTCGTGCTCGTCCTGCTGCGTCAGGTCGCCCACAGCGTGGAGCGGATCCAGGCGGCGCTGGACGGGTCCGCCGCGCAGGCCCGCCGTCTCGGCGCACCCGGCTTCGGCGTTCCCGGCTTCGGCGTTCCCGGCTTCGGCGTTCCCGGGTTCGGCGTTCCCGGGTTCGGCGTTCCCGGGCTCGACGCCACCAGGGTCGACGCAGCCGCGCCCGGTCGCGCCGGGCTCGCCGGGCTCGCCGCGCCCCCGCCGCTCGCCTTCGACGACCCCCGGGTGCGGCACGCTCTGCGCGTCGTCCTCGGCACGGCCTTCGCCTCGGTGGTCATCGTGCTCTTCAAGCCGGCGTTCCCGCACTGGCTGGTCATCGCGGTGCTGGTCACCATCCAGCCGACGTACGGCGAGACGCGGGCGAGGGTCTGGGCGCGGGTGGGCGGCAGCACGGTCGGCGGGCTGGTCTCGGCCGCCGTGCTGCACCTCACGCCCGGCCACTGGGCGCTCGTGGCGCTGATCGGGGTTTCGGCCGCGCTGGCGTTCGGCCTGGCCCCGACCCACCAGGCCTACTGGGCGACGTTCATGACGATGTGCGTGCTGCTGCTGCTCGACTTCCAGGTGCCGCAGACCGCGCGGATCGCCGAGTCACGGGTCGTCCTCACCCTCGCGGGCGGGGCGATCGCGATCGCCTGCACGCGGTTGCTGTGGCCGCGCGGCGAGACACGGCGGCTCGCCGACCGGGTGGGCCGGATGCTCGGCTCGCACGCGGCGGCCGCCCGCGCGCTGGCCCAGCTGGCGCGGGGGAGGACGGGCGCCGAACGGGCCGAGGACCGGATCAGGAAGGCCGGGGTGGACGCCGAGACGGTCGCGGGCGCGCTCGGCTACATCGCGCGGGAACCGGGCGGCGCCGCACCGGAGGCCGTCGGCGGGGCCCTCGACGCCGCGCAGCGGGTCCGCGACGACCTGCTGACCATGGTCTCGCTGCTCCGGGACGAGCCGATCGGGGCGGGACCGGTCGCCGACGTGCTGGACGCCGTGGCCGGGCAGCTTCAGGCCGCCTCCCAGGCCGTGCAGGCGGGGGAGCCGTACGAGCCGGGCGCGGGCGTGAGCCGCGGGCTGGCCGACGACGCGATGTGGGTCGGCGCGCAGGCCGAGCGCCGGCTCGCCGAGCTGGAGTCGGCGCCGGAGGCCGCCGGATCGCGCCGTGCGCTCCTGCGGACCGCCGCCGCCGACCAGGCCCTGCGCTCGCTGGACGCCGACGCCGTACGGCTGTGCGCCGCCGCGGGCGGCGCCTTCGCGGCCGTACGGTGAGGGGCGTCAGGTGGCGGCGGGCGGCATGCCGTCCTCGGCGTCGGCCGCCTCCACGTCCTCGCGGGAGATGCCGAGGAGATAGAGGATCGAGTCGAGGTAGGGCACGTTGACCGCGGTGTCGGCCGCCTGCCGGACGATCGGCTTGGCGTTGAACGCGATGCCGAGCCCGGCGACGGCGAACATGTCGAGGTCGTTGGCGCCGTCGCCGATCGCCACGGTCTGGCTCAGCGGGATGCCCGCCTCGGCGGCGAACCGCTCCAGCGCGCGGGCCTTGCCCGGCCGGTCGACGATCTCGCCGACGACCCGGCCGGTGAGCCGGCCGTCCACGACCTCCAGCGTGTTGGCGGCCGAGTAGTCGATGCCCAGGTCCGCCACGAGAGAGTCGGTGATCTGGGTGAAGCCGCCGCTGACGATCGCGAAGCGGTAGTCGAGCCGCTTGAGCGTGCGGACCAGCGTGCGCGCGCCGGGGGTGAGGACGACCTCCTTGACGACCTTCTCGAAGACCTCCTCGGACAGGCCTTCGAGCAGAGCGACCCGCCTGACCAGCGACTCGGCGAAGTCGAGCTCGCCCCGCATGGCCTCGTCGGTCACCCGGGCGACCTCGTCGAGGCACCCGGCGTGCCGGGCCAGCAGCTCGATGACCTCGTTCTGGATCAACGTCGAGTCGACGTCCATCACGATGAGCCGCTTGGCGCGGCGGTGCAGGCCGGTGCGCTGGACGGCCACGTCCACCTGCTGGGCGGCCGCCTCGGCGGCGAGCTCGGCCCGCATCGCCTGCGGATCCGCCCCCGAGACCGCGAGCTCGATGCAGGTGACCGGATAGCTCGACAGCCGTTCGATCCTGTCGATGTTGGCGCCGCTCGCGGCGATCCGCCCGGAGATCCCCGCCATCGCGGCGGGCAGCAGCGGCGCGCCCAGGACGGTGACGTGCAGGCGTCCGCGCCGTCTCTTCTCCTTGGAGGTCGTGCCGGTGGCGATCTCCAGGTCCATGTCGAGATCGGCGGCCACCTGCTCGACGGCGGTCCACAGACCGCCGATGGTGCCTCCGGTGCCGGTGGGCGGCCCTCCGGCGTAGGCGACGAGCACGCCGAGGGTGAGACGGCCGCGGATGACGACCTGCTCCACATCGGCCACGACGACCGGGAACCCGGCCAGGACGGCGAACAGCCGGGAGGTGACGCCCGGGCGATCCGGACCGGTCAGCGTGATCAGGAGCGTGCGCTGGTTCACGTTGTTTGAGGTTACTGTGCGGCTTGTCGTGGCCGCGCACGAGGTTCACAATGCGGACGCCTTCGTGCCCCCGGCCTGAGGCGCCGGCGTCATTTCCGCATGTCGTCATGGTGATGGGCGCTTGCCCCGAGGAAGGACGTGACGACTTATGACGATCTCCCTTGGCCCCGGGCCCCTCATGCCCGGCTCTCTGCGGACCGGCCCCCGCGAAGGCCATGACGCCGGCCGCTACACCGTGCGCCTCGCCGAGAGCGCCGCCGACGTCCGCGCCGCCCAGCGGCTGCGTCACGAGGTCTTCGCCGTCGAGATGGGCGCCCGGCTCGACTCGCCGCTGAACGGTCATGACGCGGACCGGTTCGACGCGTACTGCGACCATCTCCTCGTCCGCGAGGGGGACACCGTGGTCGGCACCTACCGCCTGCTGCCGCCCGGCCGCTCCGACCGGCTCTACTCGGAGACCGAGTTCGACCTCGGGGGGCTGAAGGGCCTGCGCGGCGGCCTGGTCGAGGCGGGGCGCACCTGCGTGCATCCCGAGCACCGCGGCGGGGCGGTCGTCGCGCTGATGTGGGCGGGGATCGCCCGCTATCTGGCCGATCACGGCCATACCTGGCTGGCGGGCTGCTGCTCGGTGCCGCTCGACGACGGCGGCGTGATCGCCGCGGGGGTGGTCGACCGGGTGCCGCTCGGGCCGGAG is a window of Microbispora sp. NBC_01189 DNA encoding:
- a CDS encoding STAS domain-containing protein, giving the protein MDLKLDHHSEDNLTIVDVEGEIDVYTAPRLRELLIDLVNKGNFHLLVNMEKVDFLDSTGLGVLVGGLKRVRAHDGSLELVCTQERILKIFRITGLTKVFGIYASVEEAKEAHGRDK
- a CDS encoding ATP-binding protein, translating into MATVELTFTALPAHVRTARLVATAIARRTGVAEAILDEVRLAVGEACSRAVEAHRLHCPGEPVRIELRDDAGRFEVTVTDAAPGDDVMPQVLEANGSLMPEIDNLGIAVIAGLADDVEVLPGPKGMRIRMSWPASSGGLAAF
- a CDS encoding sodium-translocating pyrophosphatase, producing the protein MSAYHAAGESAAVALNGSHLTLVIVVAVVALLALAVAGGLVREVLAAGQGTERMQNIARAVQEGAAAYLTRQFRTLAIFVVIIPFLLLLLPAGSTGERIGRSVFFVVGAVFSALTGFIGMWLAVRGNVRVASAARESGERVAMRIAFRTGGVAGMFTVGLGLLGAAIVVLVYKGDAPNVLEGFGFGAALLAMFMRVGGGIFTKAADVGADLVGKVEQGIPEDDPRNAATIADNVGDNVGDCAGMAADLFESYAVTLVASLILGRAAFGTEGLVFPLIVPMIGVITAVVGIFATAPRAGDRSGMSAINRGFFISAAISAVLVAVAAFAYLPSSFADLSGASPDVAALTADPRLIAIGAVLVGLVLASAIQILTGYFTETNRRPVREIGESSLTGAATVILSGISVGLESAVYSALLIGGAVYGAFLLGFGNVTVALFAVALAGTGLLTTVGVIVSMDTFGPVSDNAQGIAEMSGDIEGEGARVLTSLDAVGNTTKAITKGIAIATAVLAATALFGSFRTAVEGELAKASQGVKNALGSFADFSLSVDAPNVLVGLIVGAAVVFLFSGLAISAVGRAAGRVVYEVREQFRTKPGIMDGTELPDYGRVVDICTRDSLRELATPGLLAVLTPIAVGFALGYAPLGAYLAGAIACGTLMAVFLANSGGAWDNAKKLVEDGHHGGKGSEAHAATVIGDTVGDPFKDTAGPAINPLIKVMNLVALLIAPAVVTYADNVTVRVVVAGAAVAVVVGAVVVSKRRATTIAPSGEADTAARASEPVAH
- a CDS encoding SixA phosphatase family protein is translated as MSDALGDAVSVRTLVVVRHAQAGHAPGLPDRERPLTPRGERDARAAGEEIRRLAPALVLCSPSVRTRRTAELLAPGVPAEIERDIYEAFPDDLLDVLRRTDAEIASLVLVGHNPGVHELVMALTGIRLDGFPTCAYAVIELGVPWEEAGPGTGRLVRVGRP
- a CDS encoding FUSC family protein — protein: MGLLLPLRNLAFVRAPRPEDPRLALGFGLSGACCLVVPLLVGLLTGHPAGGATVGLGAWLVAARAIVNPASVRTPYLFGVVVSVGVGTSLGVLVSGSSWMMIGAASALAGLGGLVRPIGVTPALTLLLTAANPLPLDPLPHTGLQLLGGLLPAVLLTLPWPWRRTRPAITALNEVAATLAALAEAVPGPGPTRGAGPDEWDARRRAVADALAEVGTARARRLRGERSRAADDVALALRRVFHEIVALRGLCDTLRRRAPRAVEEAGIDALTASLAGALRAYLADCPPLREPVVDFGARVDRLRERTAGGEREKVVLVLLRQVAHSVERIQAALDGSAAQARRLGAPGFGVPGFGVPGFGVPGFGVPGFGVPGLDATRVDAAAPGRAGLAGLAAPPPLAFDDPRVRHALRVVLGTAFASVVIVLFKPAFPHWLVIAVLVTIQPTYGETRARVWARVGGSTVGGLVSAAVLHLTPGHWALVALIGVSAALAFGLAPTHQAYWATFMTMCVLLLLDFQVPQTARIAESRVVLTLAGGAIAIACTRLLWPRGETRRLADRVGRMLGSHAAAARALAQLARGRTGAERAEDRIRKAGVDAETVAGALGYIAREPGGAAPEAVGGALDAAQRVRDDLLTMVSLLRDEPIGAGPVADVLDAVAGQLQAASQAVQAGEPYEPGAGVSRGLADDAMWVGAQAERRLAELESAPEAAGSRRALLRTAAADQALRSLDADAVRLCAAAGGAFAAVR
- the serB gene encoding phosphoserine phosphatase SerB — translated: MNQRTLLITLTGPDRPGVTSRLFAVLAGFPVVVADVEQVVIRGRLTLGVLVAYAGGPPTGTGGTIGGLWTAVEQVAADLDMDLEIATGTTSKEKRRRGRLHVTVLGAPLLPAAMAGISGRIAASGANIDRIERLSSYPVTCIELAVSGADPQAMRAELAAEAAAQQVDVAVQRTGLHRRAKRLIVMDVDSTLIQNEVIELLARHAGCLDEVARVTDEAMRGELDFAESLVRRVALLEGLSEEVFEKVVKEVVLTPGARTLVRTLKRLDYRFAIVSGGFTQITDSLVADLGIDYSAANTLEVVDGRLTGRVVGEIVDRPGKARALERFAAEAGIPLSQTVAIGDGANDLDMFAVAGLGIAFNAKPIVRQAADTAVNVPYLDSILYLLGISREDVEAADAEDGMPPAAT
- a CDS encoding GNAT family N-acetyltransferase, coding for MTISLGPGPLMPGSLRTGPREGHDAGRYTVRLAESAADVRAAQRLRHEVFAVEMGARLDSPLNGHDADRFDAYCDHLLVREGDTVVGTYRLLPPGRSDRLYSETEFDLGGLKGLRGGLVEAGRTCVHPEHRGGAVVALMWAGIARYLADHGHTWLAGCCSVPLDDGGVIAAGVVDRVPLGPEKYRVTPRTPWRDAGVPRPDRFVLPSLLRGYLRLGAWICGAPAYDPDFGTADFFVLLSLAEIDPRYLRHFLGETR